In the genome of Silurus meridionalis isolate SWU-2019-XX chromosome 17, ASM1480568v1, whole genome shotgun sequence, the window TGTGACCATGAAACAACTCTGAATGTGTTCATAACACATGACATACAAGAATGCCTATAAAGAAAACCTTTCTGTTCCATCAAAAATACGGTGTCTCGTAAATGATGTTTAGTGTCTGCCACACCAGTAATCTTTCTAACCGGTGGCAGACCTTATGCCTAACCGTGCAGTAAACTTAGTTGGAGTCTAACTATGTTCTTTCTTTCCCATTAGTTCTGTAAGCACAGAGGAGCTTTGTCAGATTTTGTTTCTAAATGCACAAACCACTGTAGGGCTCCAAGTGGACCCAATAAATTTTCCTCTTTAACTAGCTAGATTCATTCCTAAACTGCAACCTTCAAGTGTAATGAATAATGTGCTATTAGGTTATAAAAGCCAGACAGTACCATGTGGAATTAAATCATACTGGAAGCAAACTCATATGACTTGTTTGAACCGTTCCAAATGTTCTAACGGCACCTCTTGATTTATTCCCCCTTCCAGATGCAACCTATGACTGTGCGTCCCTGTACAACAGAAACTACAGAATTTCTGGGGTTTACAAATTGCCCAGAGATGAGTTTCTGGGAACACCTGAACTGGAGGTACGTTATTAATAACTCTGCGTTTGACGGCATGTTGCCTTTAATGACTGTGCAATTACTAAAATTGTTGTGTTCAGGTGTTCTGCGATATGGAGAAAAACGGAGGTGGATGGACAGTCATCCAGAGACGCAGAGTAGGTCTGACCAGCTTCGAGCGGGACTGGAAACAGTACAAGAATGGATTTGGGACGATCAATGGGGACTTCTGGCTTGGCAACGAGAACATCTTCCGTCTAACCCGCCAGGCCACAGTTCTCCGCATTGAGCTGGAGGTCAGAGCTACGAATAACGCAGTTTATTTTACCGtaagtttttaataaatgttgaaTATTTTGCTTAAAGTTGCTATCTGTTAACCGTTTCAGGACTGGGAGGGGGCAACACGTTATGCTCAGTATGGTTTCTTTACACTGAGCAATGAGCTAAACAGCTACAGGCTTTTTATTGCCAACTACACTGGGAATGCTGGGGACTCGCTCCGTTACCACAACAACACCAATTTCAGCACCAAGAACAAGGACAATGACAAGTGCGTGGACGACTGTGCCCAACTCCGCAAAGGTAAGACACCAGTAGACactggtaataaaaaaaaaaaaataaggcaaattttttttttagcagaaaacaacgggtttttttttttttatttattaattttttttttattattatttaaattttttttacaggtggCTATTGGTACAACTGCTGCACAGATTCGAACCTGAATGGTGCATTCTATCGCCAGGGGATGCACACCAAGAACACGGATGGCATCACTTGGTATGGCTGGCACGGACCAAACTACTCCCTCAAACGGGTGGAGATGAAAATCCGACCCCAGGATTTCAAGCCTTAAAGTTAAATTATCTGTCCTTGCTTACCATAATCACCTGCAAACCTTATGCAATACACACTAATGCCTTCTGCATTTAcctgggttaaaaaaaacaaaaaaatctctatgcgcttctttctttctttcttttttttttttacagaatgttTCTGGACTGAATGTTTGAGAAGCGATGTATGATTGTAAAGTG includes:
- the angptl7 gene encoding angiopoietin-related protein 7, which translates into the protein MRTRVISAAVFLLVIGLTWAQNPKKYAAPPKTTKMQCCDDMRALKVQVANLTSLLEELSRKQELDRMSLVKQVVEIEKLNQLQEARVTEAESKYSEITNRVDIMQLQATQGSTQTNLDATYDCASLYNRNYRISGVYKLPRDEFLGTPELEVFCDMEKNGGGWTVIQRRRVGLTSFERDWKQYKNGFGTINGDFWLGNENIFRLTRQATVLRIELEDWEGATRYAQYGFFTLSNELNSYRLFIANYTGNAGDSLRYHNNTNFSTKNKDNDKCVDDCAQLRKGGYWYNCCTDSNLNGAFYRQGMHTKNTDGITWYGWHGPNYSLKRVEMKIRPQDFKP